Proteins encoded together in one Coregonus clupeaformis isolate EN_2021a chromosome 30, ASM2061545v1, whole genome shotgun sequence window:
- the LOC121545681 gene encoding YTH domain-containing family protein 1-like, with product MSATSIDPQNAKGQDAKVFPVSVQNGSLHQKETVHDNDFEPYLTGQSNQNNSYQSMTDPYLSSYYAPSIGFPYPLSEAPWSTGGDPPIPYLTPYAPLSNGDHHFMHDTVFGQPGGLGNSIYPHRFNFFPENPAFSTWGTSGSQGQQTQSSAYGGSYSYPPSSLGGTLVSDGQTGFHSDTLSKAPGMNSLEQGMLGLKIGGDVSGNGSGVKSVGSVIGGGAVAQAVSTGNGGTPIGMPAPKPTSWAAIASKPAKPQQLKAKPGMPMGGALPPPPIKHNMDIGTWDNKGPISKVAPPLPHQQQQQLHSHGHAHLPHGLPPPPQQSIQSAQSLVQQMTMGPPPPQSYQNHNSDPPPQTRWVAPRNRNPGYSGGSMDSSSSSSGGGVGNGCGGGGGVPPGSGPGLENHPVLENLRAAHSYNPKEFDWNLKNGRVFIIKSYSEDDIHRSIKYSIWCSTEHGNKRLDSAFRAINAKGPVYLLFSVNGSGHFCGVAEMLSPVDYGTSAGVWAQDKWKGKFDVDWLFVKDVPNSQLRHIRLENNDNKPVTNSRDTQEVPLEKAKQVLKIIATYKHTTSIFDDFSHYEKRQEEEEVVRKTYEPAPIQRGSRLDQERQNRSKPQ from the exons ATGTCTGCTACAAGTATTGACCCTCAG AATGCAAAAGGACAAGACGCTAAAG TCTTTCCAGTTTCAGTGCAAAATGGCTCACTCCACCAGAAGGAAACTGTACATGATAATGACTTTGAGCCCTATCTCACTGGCCAATCCAATCAG AACAACAGCTACCAATCCATGACTGACCCTTACCTGTCCAGTTACTATGCCCCCTCCATTGGATTCCCCTACCCCCTGAGCGAGGCCCCTTGGTCCACCGGTGGCGACCCCCCTATCCCTTACCTGACCCCATATGCGCCCCTCAGCAATGGAGACCACCACTTCATGCATGACACTGTGTTTGGCCAGCCTGGGGGGCTTGGCAACAGCATCTACCCACATAGGTTTAACTTTTTCCCTGAGAACCCGGCCTTCTCCACCTGGGGTACCAGTGGGTCTCAAGGCCAGCAGACTCAGAGTTCAGCCTATGGGGGCAGCTACAGCTACCCTCCCAGCTCCCTGGGGGGCACACTAGTCTCTGATGGCCAGACAGGGTTCCACAGTGACACTCTGAGCAAGGCACCAGGCATGAACAGCCTGGAGCAGGGGATGCTGGGGCTAAAGATAGGTGGGGATGTGTCGGGCAATGGCTCAGGCGTGAAGAGTGTGGGCTCTGTGATCGGCGGTGGTGCTGTGGCTCAGGCTGTTTCTACAGGCAACGGTGGAACACCAATTGGCATGCCCGCTCCTAAGCCCACGTCCTGGGCTGCTATCGCCAGCAAACCAGCCAAGCCACAGCAGCTGAAGGCCAAGCCAGGCATGCCCATGGGGGGAGCCCTGCCACCACCACCCATCAAACACAACATGGACATTGGGACATGGGATAACAAGGGGCCTATAAGCAAAGTGGCCCCTCCGCTGCCCcaccaacagcagcagcagctccactCTCATGGCCACGCCCACCTCCCCCACgggctcccccctccccctcagcaGTCCATTCAATCTGCCCAGTCCCTTGTGCAGCAGATGACCATGGGCCCGCCCCCCCCGCAGTCATACCAGAACCACAACTCAGACCCACCCCCTCAGACCCGCTGGGTTGCCCCACGCAACCGTAACCCGGGCTACAGTGGGGGCAGCATGGACAGCAGCAGTTCCTCTAGTGGTGGGGGTGTTGGGAATGGATGCGGAGGGGGTGGAGGTGTGCCTCCAGGTTCTGGCCCAGGTCTAGAGAACCACCCTGTTTTGGAGAATCTGCGGGCTGCCCACAGCTACAACCCTAAGGAGTTTGACTGGAACCTGAAGAACGGCCGCGTGTTCATCATCAAGAGCTACTCTGAGGACGACATCCACCGCTCCATCAAATACTCCATCTGGTGCAGTACAGAGCACGGTAACAAGCGTCTGGACTCAGCCTTCCGTGCCATCAATGCCAAAGGCCCTGTCTATTTGCTGTTCAGCGTCAATGGCAGCGGCCACTTCTGTGGCGTGGCAGAGATGCTCTCGCCCGTGGACTACGGCACCAGTGCTGGCGTTTGGGCGCAGGACAAGTGGAAAGGCAAGTTTGACGTGGACTGGCTGTTTGTGAAAGACGTGCCTAATAGCCAGCTGAGGCACATCAGGCTGGAAAACAATGACAACAAGCCAGTGACCAACTCTAGGGACACTCAGGAGGTCCCTCTGGAGAAGGCTAAGCAGGTGCTCAAGATCATTGCCACTTACAAACACACCACCTCCATCTTTGATGACTTCTCCCACTATGAGAAGAGACAGGAAGAAGAGGAGGTTGTCAGAAAG